ATTTTCAGTGCGTCGAGGGCGCGGGCAACATCTACACGCGGCGCGACTTCGGCGACTGCCAGCTGCATATCGAATGGGCGTCCCCGGCGGACCCGGCCGGCAAGATCGATCAGGATCGCGGCAACAGCGGCGTATTCTTCATGGACAAGTACGAGGTTCAGGTGCTGGACACCTACGACAACCGGACCTATTCCGACGGCTACGCCGGGTCCGTCTACGGGCAGCACCCGCCTCTGGTCAACGCGACGCGCCCGCCGGGCGAATGGCAGAAGTACGACATTGTGTTCCGCGCGCCGCGCTTCAAACCGGACGGCAGCCTCCGGCGCCCCGCGCGGATGACCGTGTTTCACAATGGCGTACTGGTGCAGGACAATGTGAAACTCACGGGGCCGACCAGCTGGCTCCAGCAGAAGCCCTACGAGGCGCATGCGGACGCGTTGCCGATCCGGCTTCAGGATCACGACAGCCCGGTGCGTTTCCGGAACATCTGGATCCGCCCGCTGGCCGAGCCGGATCACGTGAAGAAGATCCCCATGAAGACGCGCGAGGCGAAAGTCGCGCTGACGCCGGAACAGCTCGACCGCTTTGTCGGCGCCTACGAATCCTACGACGAGGGCGAGGAGAAGAAAGAGACG
This is a stretch of genomic DNA from Candidatus Hydrogenedentota bacterium. It encodes these proteins:
- a CDS encoding DUF1080 domain-containing protein translates to MTTLFTLFLIPAIAAAAAQGAETNSGYLIHDMDRAPAPAVTPGTDGGPPSDAIVLFDGGDLSEWRTEDGAAPGWLVQDGYFQCVEGAGNIYTRRDFGDCQLHIEWASPADPAGKIDQDRGNSGVFFMDKYEVQVLDTYDNRTYSDGYAGSVYGQHPPLVNATRPPGEWQKYDIVFRAPRFKPDGSLRRPARMTVFHNGVLVQDNVKLTGPTSWLQQKPYEAHADALPIRLQDHDSPVRFRNIWIRPLAEPDHVKKIPMKTREAKVALTPEQLDRFVGAYESYDEGEEKKETPFIVIRRDGGQLYATVRDKPERRIYAQSDSEFVLEAVDGTLSFQTGPDGAISGVDFRVGRIAKFEARLPGP